Genomic segment of Pseudoalteromonas ulvae UL12:
AACGTCGCTTTTCCAAACGGCGCTCGACGAGTGATCCAATGCAAGTTATTCGTACAATATGCTAAAACATACACGCCATCGGTTAATAACATATTAAACACCCCTTTTTCTCTGAGTGTATGGGCTAACTTAGCGATATATCGAAAAACCGTCAGCATGCTGTTTGGTTTATTTGGGTATTTTTCTCGCACTTTATCAAGCAACCAACAAAACGCAAGTTCAGAGTCTGTGTTGCCAACCGGCCGATAAAACTCGGGTTTTAAGTCTTGATAGTTAGAAAGTTGGCCATTATGAGCATAGGTTATTTCTTTACCCCATAACTCTCGTGTAAAGGGATGAGTGTTCTCAAGACACGTACGCCCTCGATTGCCTTGACGAATGTGACTGATCACAGAGCAGCTTTTGATTGGGTAGGCCCTGACTAACTTGGCTATTTCTGACTCACAACTGGGTAGTGGGTCTTTAAAAGTACGACAGCCTTTGCCTTCATAAAAAGTAATCCCCCAGCCATCACGATGCGGGCCTGTATTACCGCCACGCTCTAATAAGCCAGAAAAACTGAAACATATATCTGTCGGCACATTTGCAGACATGCCAAGTAACTCACACATAAAACAAAACTCATACAACTCGAACTTATTGGCAGTTTACTCAAGCCATTAAAAATAGCAATTTCAGCACTATGAATTATTATAAATTTCACTACTTGCAACCAATTTCACAACACGCTACTCTTACACAGTAGTGGTCAGACCTCTAATAAGGAAAATAAACATGACAATTATCTTGGTAGCCAGCTTGCTAACATTTTTAGCAATCGCCAGTTATCACCGTGCAAACTGGCATACTTGTGTAGGTATAAGTATCGCGTTTATGTTGATAGGCAGTATCCTCGGTGCATTTTCAACGTTCAGTTGGTTGATATTTTTGGCAATTGTACTTCCGCTGTCTGTAACAAGTTTACGCCAGCAATACATTATAAAACCTATTTTTGCGGCATTTAAAAAAGTGACGCCAACCATGAGTGAAACAGAAAAATCTGCTATCGATGCCGGAACAACTTGGTGGGAAGCGGATTTATTTTGTGGTGATCCTGATTGGAATAAACTCCACAAATACCCAGTTCCTCGTTTGAACACTGAAGAGCAAGCGTTTATGGATGGTCCAGTTGAGACTGTGTGTAGCATGCTCGATGACTGGGAAGCGACTCATGAACTAACCGATTTACCACAAGATGTTTGGCAATATTTAAAAGACAATAAGTTTTTTGCCATGATCATCAAAAAAGAATACGGTGGTCTTGAGTTTTCAGCATTTGCACAATCATGTGTGTTACAAAAGCTGACCAGTAAATCAACCCTACTTTCATCAATCGTCGGTGTTCCTAACTCGTTAGGTCCAGGTGAGCTATTACAGCACTATGGAACGAAAGAGCAAAAAGATCATTACTTACCTCGCTTAGCCAGTGGACTAGAAATCCCTTGTTTTGCCCTTACCTCTCCTGAAGCAGGCTCTGACGCGAGTAGCATTCCTGACTATGGTGTGGTCTGCAAAGGAATGTGGCAAGGTGAAGAAGTACTCGGTTTGAATTTAACATGGAACAAGCGTTATATCACCCTTGCTCCTGTTGCGACAGTACTAGGCTTAGCGTTTAAACTGCGCGACCCTGATGGCTTGCTTGGAAACAATAAAGAGCCTGGGATCACGTGCGCCCTTATCCCTACGGATACGCCTGGAGTTGAGATTGGCCGTCGTCACTTCCCACTCAATGTGCCATTTCAAAATGGTCCAACCAAAGGTGAGAATGTATTTGTGCCTATCGACTACATCATTGGTGGTCCAAAAATGGCCGGCCAAGGTTGGAGAATGTTGGTTGAATGTCTTTCTGTTGGTCGTGCGATCACTCTGCCATCTAATTCAGCCGGTGGTGTAAAAGCAATTGCACTAGCGAGTGGCTCGTATAGTCGTATTCGTCGCCAGTTCCGTTTACCGATTGGCCAAATGGAAGGTGTTGAAGAGTCTTTGGCTAAATTAGCCGGTTATGCGTATAGCTCTGATGCCGCTGTGAGCATGTCAACTGGTGCTGTCGATTTAGGTGAGAAACCTTCGGTTGTCTCTGCAATTATTAAGTATCACTTGACTGAGCAAATGCGTGATTCAACTATGCATGCTATGGACATTCATGGTGGTAAAGGGATCATGCTTGGGCCAAACAATTATCTTGGTCGCGGTTATCAAGGTGCGCCTATTGCAATTACTGTAGAAGGGGCCAATATCCTCACCCGTAACATGATCATTTATGGTCAAGGTGCAATCCGTTGCCATCCGTTTGTATTAGATGAGCTTGCATCATGTTCTATTGAAGATAAAGAAGAGGCCCTACGTGCCTTCGATACCGCATTAATGGGTCATATCGGTTACACCATCTCAAGCTTTGTCCGCACATTCTGGTTAGGATTAACCGGCGCTAAATTTGCAAAAACACCGTTTAAAGATGAAACCGCTGAGTTTTACCAAACAGCGTCTCGCTTTAGTGCTTCGTTAGCACTTATGTCAGACATTTGTATGGCGGTATTTGGTGGCTCATTAAAACGTAAAGAGCGGATATCTGCTCGTTTAGGTGATTTACTCAGTTATCTTTATTTAGTCTCAGCAACACTTAAGCGTTATAACGATGAAGGTCGCAAAAAAGAAGACTTCGCACTGGTACAGTGGAGCTGTCAAGAGCATCTCTATCACTGCCAACGCGCATTGGCGGACTTAATTAATAACATGCCTTTTGCACCGTTACGTGCATTGTTAAAGGTTATTTTATTC
This window contains:
- the fadE gene encoding acyl-CoA dehydrogenase FadE, producing the protein MTIILVASLLTFLAIASYHRANWHTCVGISIAFMLIGSILGAFSTFSWLIFLAIVLPLSVTSLRQQYIIKPIFAAFKKVTPTMSETEKSAIDAGTTWWEADLFCGDPDWNKLHKYPVPRLNTEEQAFMDGPVETVCSMLDDWEATHELTDLPQDVWQYLKDNKFFAMIIKKEYGGLEFSAFAQSCVLQKLTSKSTLLSSIVGVPNSLGPGELLQHYGTKEQKDHYLPRLASGLEIPCFALTSPEAGSDASSIPDYGVVCKGMWQGEEVLGLNLTWNKRYITLAPVATVLGLAFKLRDPDGLLGNNKEPGITCALIPTDTPGVEIGRRHFPLNVPFQNGPTKGENVFVPIDYIIGGPKMAGQGWRMLVECLSVGRAITLPSNSAGGVKAIALASGSYSRIRRQFRLPIGQMEGVEESLAKLAGYAYSSDAAVSMSTGAVDLGEKPSVVSAIIKYHLTEQMRDSTMHAMDIHGGKGIMLGPNNYLGRGYQGAPIAITVEGANILTRNMIIYGQGAIRCHPFVLDELASCSIEDKEEALRAFDTALMGHIGYTISSFVRTFWLGLTGAKFAKTPFKDETAEFYQTASRFSASLALMSDICMAVFGGSLKRKERISARLGDLLSYLYLVSATLKRYNDEGRKKEDFALVQWSCQEHLYHCQRALADLINNMPFAPLRALLKVILFPWGRPVRKPTDTLEHKVAHLLQVPSATRDRLANHIYLTNEPNNLIGRQEQTLKDILAVEPIFDKICLAKGQKLPFFALDKVAAMGLELNVINEKEADMLIKAEVARLQVIDVDDFDPEDLKAGAARSSKKSKAA
- a CDS encoding class II glutamine amidotransferase, with the protein product MCELLGMSANVPTDICFSFSGLLERGGNTGPHRDGWGITFYEGKGCRTFKDPLPSCESEIAKLVRAYPIKSCSVISHIRQGNRGRTCLENTHPFTRELWGKEITYAHNGQLSNYQDLKPEFYRPVGNTDSELAFCWLLDKVREKYPNKPNSMLTVFRYIAKLAHTLREKGVFNMLLTDGVYVLAYCTNNLHWITRRAPFGKATLIDADLIVDFQKETTPNDIVTVIATRPLTNDEQWHQMAPGESVIFKLGEIQ